TTTAGCAGTCTGAACGTGGCTTTGCCTAAAAATATGAAACCAATCGCCAGGCAGCATGCCGTTATCATTGACTGAATAATTATTTTTCGTTTCTGAACGCGGCTTAGCCCGTCAGTAAGCGAGGCAAATATCGGCAATACCCCAATAGCGTCAACGGCTACGAATAATGGTATAAAAACAGGTAAAAAGCCCTTCATTCCCGCCCCTTTCTTTAAGGTTAAATATTATCAGGCGCTTTGGGAAATTTCCCGTTTAGAGCGTTTAATGCCAGTAATTTTACTTCATCGCCAAAATCCGCGCCGGCAAGCCATTCCAGATAACCGCGGTCATTCTGCGCTATGGCCTTTATATGTTTTTTGCGCCTGTATTTTCCAAAGGACGGGTAAAGGTCCCCGTTCCACCAGCAGAACTTTTTCTCCGGGTCATAATAGTAACTGGATGTTTCGTAATCAATATCCTTTAGCGATTCAATACCCGCGCTTTCAGAGCCGTATTTCATTATTTGCGCGCTTAGTATTTCTACAGTAGCTTCGGCATCCCCTAAAGCTGTATGGGCATTGGTAAGCTCTTTGCCGCAGTAGAGCTGATAAGCGGCCATAAGGTCTCTTTTTTCATGTATATGATAAATCTTTTGAGCGTCATATATGCCGCGGTCTTTCCAATGAAAGCTCATGCCCGCTTCAATTATCTCGCGTTCAAGGACCGGCAGGTCAAACCTGTATATATTAAAACCCCCGAGGTCGCAATCGCCTATAAATTCCAAAACCTCCGAACATATATCTTTAAAAACCGGGGCATCTTTAACATCGTTGTTTGTTATGCCGATTATCTTTGTGACATTGACGGGTATCGGTATGCCGGGATTTACGCGTTTTACATATCCCTGCCTGTTTCCGTCAGGCATAAGCTTAACCATGCCGATCTCAACGATCTTGTCTTTTTCCACCCACGTGCCTGTTGTTTCAAGGTCAAAGACTACAAGAGGTTTTTTTATAAACATGGCCTCTCCTTAAAATTGTTTGTTTTTTTACTTGTTATCTCCAGGATCTTATTATAGATATCTTTGAAATCCCCTGTCTTGCAATCGTAATGAGCCATATCTGAAAGCGCCATGTCGCGAGAGTTGAACGCTATAAAATAGCCGGAGTTTTTTGCCAGCGGGATATCGCCCGCGCTGTCTCCCACGCTTATGACCTCATTTTTTTTAAGCCCGAAACGCTTTCTGACTTGCTTTAAGGCCGCGGCTTTGGCTCCATGGCGTATATTTATTCTGACGCCGCCTGTCATTATGCCTTTACGCGAGGCCAGGATATTCGTGAGGGTAAAATCAAAATCTATATCTTTTGATATGGCGTTGGCGCTATATTGCAGGCCGGTTGAAAGCGCGGCTAATTTAAACCCCATTTTTTTTAGTTTAATTAGGCACGCCTTCGCGTTCTTTGCATACCTGACCGGCCAAAATATGGCCGATATTTTTGATTCTGGCATACCCTTCCAGCAGGCGGCATCAAGGCGGCAGAATTCATCATAACTTATCCTGCCTTTTAAAAAGTTTTCCTGCCATCGGCAGGCAAGGTTGTCCCACATACCAAGCTTTTCGTGTATCATCTGCCAGGAGCTGACATGCCTTGTTATGGTACCGTCAATGTCAAAGACTATCAACCTGAACACGCGATGTCCGCCGCTTGTTTTGCCGCTAATTGGCCGCATGCCGCTTGTATGTCCCTGCCTCTGGACTGCCTTATGGTGATATATTCGTGCCTCCTTTTTACCTGGCTTATAAACATATCAAGCTGGCGCGGCGTTGGAGGCGTAAATCTTGCCCCTAAAACCTCGCTATAAGGTATAAGGTTGATTTTTGATTTAAGCTCTCCTGCTATCTGCGCGAGTCCTTCAGCATCAGAAATTGAGTCGTTTACACCCGGTATCAGTATATATTCAAGGGTAATTATCCTCCCTGATTTGCGCGCGTATTCGGACATGGCTTCTATGAGCTTACCAAGCGGGAAAATCCTGTTGACAGGCATAATCCTTGAACGCTTTTCATCCGTCACCGCGTGCAGGGACAATGACAGGTTGACCTGCAAGTTAAACGCGCTAAGTTTTTTTATGCCGGGCACGATACCGCAGGTTGATATTGTAATTCTTCTGGCGCCAATGTTAAAAGCATTTTTATCGTTCATTATCCTTATCGCCTGAATAAGATTGTCATAATTATCAAGGGGTTCGCCCATACCCATAAAGACATAGTTGGTCGCCTGTATATGCAGGATGTCCCGGACATGCAGTATCTGGCCTAATATTTCTGACACAGACAGGTTTCGTTTAAAACCTTTCATGCCGCTGGCGCAAAAGGCGCACTTGAACTTACAGCCCGACTGTGTTGAAAGGCAGATGGTATTCCTTGACCTGGACTGTATAACGACAGCCTCAATACAGGAGCCGTCTTCAAGCAGAAAGATTATTTTTATGCTTGAGTCCCTGCTTACTAATTTTTGCAGCTGGCGAAGAGGCGATATGTAAAAGTAATTTTCAAGATACTGTATTAGCGGTTTTGGGATATCTGTCATCTTGTCAAACGAGACAGCTCCTTTTTGGAAAAGCCATAAGAATACCTGCCTCGCCCTATAGGCGGGGTATCCTTTTTTTATCACGGCCTTTTCCAAATCCTGGAGGGTTGTATTTCTTATGTCAATTTTTTTCATAAAATCTTTTGTCCTGTTTTGCTATTCCGACCGCTTTTAAAGCGCTTTTTTCCTTGTCTTTGATTTCAAGCATTATGTCAAAATCATAGGGTTTTGTGTTTAGCAAAAATCTGCTAAAATGGGCCTGCGATATACTTAAAGCATGGGCCCCTTTTCTCGCCCCCTTCTTCTGAATGCTGTAGTCAAGGACTGGCAGTCCGTCGTGCTTTTGCCATGTCTTAACAAAATCCCGCATCAGCTCTTCCGCCGGCCCCTTGCCGCCGTTCAATGAGTGATGGAGTATATCCAAAACGACAGGAATGCCCGTTTCCCGGTGTATCGTAATGCAGTCTTTAAAACTGAAAAGCCTGTCATCATTTTCTATGACCAGATGCTTTTTTATTGTTTGCGGCAATTTTTTATATCTGGCTATAAATCGCTTTATGCTGGCGGTTTTATCATTATACATACCGCCGACGTGAATTTGTATTTTTGCCTGCCGCCCAAGCCCAAGACTGCGCATAAGATCGGAATGGTAAACTAATTCGGCGGCACTTTTTTCGTATATTCCGGGGTCAAGGCAGTTAATTATCGTGAACTGGTCCGGATGCATGCAGACGCGCATATTGTTTAATTTTATATAACTGCTTATTTCGTCAAATTCGGCCTTAAAATCCAATTGCCAATCAATCCGGCACACCTTATGCGAAGCAAACGGCACGAGCCCCGAACCTATCCTGAAAAACATTATACCATGTTGTGCGTTAAACTTCAGTATGTTTAACAGGCATTTCAGGTTTTTCTCTATGACTGCCCGGTGTAGTTGCCTTGAGTATGATTTTAACCGGAATGTCCCGTTACTGGTGCAACCGCAGGTATTATTAACGCAGGGGTAACCTATTTTCATCAGTATAGTATTAGATAATACAGTGGCCAGGGGTGTTTATATCAGACAGCCTCTATGGTTGAAGGAGGTTTTGTGGTTATATTATAGGTTACGCTTACAATGCCCCCGACTTCAGACGTTATTCTGTCGGCGATCTTACGCAGTATTTTAAACGGCAGGTTCGTGGGTTTGGCCTCTCTTGCGTCCTTGCTGTCCCAGCACCTTATTTCTATCTGTCTGCCAAAGTCCCTCTTTCCATATCTTATGCCCGTAACTCTGTCTTTGTGAAGTATAGCCATATACTGAAAAGCCTTTACTCCTTTGCATTCCTGTTCAAGGATGTCTGTTGCTTCACGAGCCAATTTAATCTTTTCGTCAGTTACTTCTCCGATTATCCTGGCGGCAAGCGCGGGCCCCGGAAACGGCGGGCGGTCATATATGTCTTCCGGCAAACCGAGAGATTTTGCAAGATACCTGACGCTGTCCTTGCGAAGGCAGGCAAGGGGCTCCAATATTTTATAGCCAAAATTTTTTTCCGGGTCAATGCCAAGCTGTTCAAATACATTGTGCTGTCTTTTGATGCCGGCGCGGGTTTCGTCAATATCGGTCAGTATTGTTCCCTGCAGGAGAAATCTGGCCTCACTGTTTCTTACGAGTTTTCCAAAGACGTCTTTATAAAAAGTTTGCGATATGGCCTCTCTCTTTAATTCAGGGTCATCTATGCCGCGAAGGGCGGATAAGAATGTATTTTTGGCGTCAATGACACTGACCTCAACGCCGAGTTTCTTGAAAATTCCCTTTACCTTTTTTGCCTCATCCCGGCGCATAAGGCCATTATCTATAAAATATGTTTTGAGTTTTTTGCCTATCGCTTTATGGCCGAGCATGGTAACGGCGGCGCTGTCTACTCCGCCCGAAAGAGCATTGATAGCCTTTCCCTTGCCTATGATAGCGGAAATATTAGCGCATTTTTCTTTTATAAATTTATCAATATTTGTTTTTTTAAGGCGTATCTCCTGCATAGGGTCCATTGGGCGCTCCTGTAGTTATTCGCTTCTACTGATTATTTCAATAAGATGGTATCCGAATTCTGTTTTTATTGGGCCATAAACCTTGCCGATTTCCTTGCTGAATACTATTTCGTCAAA
This sequence is a window from Candidatus Omnitrophota bacterium. Protein-coding genes within it:
- the rlmN gene encoding 23S rRNA (adenine(2503)-C(2))-methyltransferase RlmN; translation: MKKIDIRNTTLQDLEKAVIKKGYPAYRARQVFLWLFQKGAVSFDKMTDIPKPLIQYLENYFYISPLRQLQKLVSRDSSIKIIFLLEDGSCIEAVVIQSRSRNTICLSTQSGCKFKCAFCASGMKGFKRNLSVSEILGQILHVRDILHIQATNYVFMGMGEPLDNYDNLIQAIRIMNDKNAFNIGARRITISTCGIVPGIKKLSAFNLQVNLSLSLHAVTDEKRSRIMPVNRIFPLGKLIEAMSEYARKSGRIITLEYILIPGVNDSISDAEGLAQIAGELKSKINLIPYSEVLGARFTPPTPRQLDMFISQVKRRHEYITIRQSRGRDIQAACGQLAAKQAADIACSG
- a CDS encoding 7-cyano-7-deazaguanine synthase, which translates into the protein MDPMQEIRLKKTNIDKFIKEKCANISAIIGKGKAINALSGGVDSAAVTMLGHKAIGKKLKTYFIDNGLMRRDEAKKVKGIFKKLGVEVSVIDAKNTFLSALRGIDDPELKREAISQTFYKDVFGKLVRNSEARFLLQGTILTDIDETRAGIKRQHNVFEQLGIDPEKNFGYKILEPLACLRKDSVRYLAKSLGLPEDIYDRPPFPGPALAARIIGEVTDEKIKLAREATDILEQECKGVKAFQYMAILHKDRVTGIRYGKRDFGRQIEIRCWDSKDAREAKPTNLPFKILRKIADRITSEVGGIVSVTYNITTKPPSTIEAV
- a CDS encoding 3'-5' exonuclease gives rise to the protein MFIKKPLVVFDLETTGTWVEKDKIVEIGMVKLMPDGNRQGYVKRVNPGIPIPVNVTKIIGITNNDVKDAPVFKDICSEVLEFIGDCDLGGFNIYRFDLPVLEREIIEAGMSFHWKDRGIYDAQKIYHIHEKRDLMAAYQLYCGKELTNAHTALGDAEATVEILSAQIMKYGSESAGIESLKDIDYETSSYYYDPEKKFCWWNGDLYPSFGKYRRKKHIKAIAQNDRGYLEWLAGADFGDEVKLLALNALNGKFPKAPDNI
- a CDS encoding HAD-IB family phosphatase → MFRLIVFDIDGTITRHVSSWQMIHEKLGMWDNLACRWQENFLKGRISYDEFCRLDAACWKGMPESKISAIFWPVRYAKNAKACLIKLKKMGFKLAALSTGLQYSANAISKDIDFDFTLTNILASRKGIMTGGVRINIRHGAKAAALKQVRKRFGLKKNEVISVGDSAGDIPLAKNSGYFIAFNSRDMALSDMAHYDCKTGDFKDIYNKILEITSKKTNNFKERPCL
- the uvsE gene encoding UV DNA damage repair endonuclease UvsE codes for the protein MKIGYPCVNNTCGCTSNGTFRLKSYSRQLHRAVIEKNLKCLLNILKFNAQHGIMFFRIGSGLVPFASHKVCRIDWQLDFKAEFDEISSYIKLNNMRVCMHPDQFTIINCLDPGIYEKSAAELVYHSDLMRSLGLGRQAKIQIHVGGMYNDKTASIKRFIARYKKLPQTIKKHLVIENDDRLFSFKDCITIHRETGIPVVLDILHHSLNGGKGPAEELMRDFVKTWQKHDGLPVLDYSIQKKGARKGAHALSISQAHFSRFLLNTKPYDFDIMLEIKDKEKSALKAVGIAKQDKRFYEKN